The window CCGCCTCTTAATGTCAGCTATTTTTCGGGATTATCGTTTATCTATGGTATTCAAGAGCGTGACATTAATGGCGTAACCATGAAAATTTATAGTCCTGCGAAAACCGTTGCTGATTGCTTCAAATTTCGGAATAAAATTGGTCAAGACGTAGCTATCGAGGCCCTTCGGGAAACCTGGCGTCAGGGCAAGGCGTCAATGGATGAACTTTGGGAAGCCGCCAAAGTATGCCGTGTCGCGCGAGTCATGCGGCCTTATCTTGAGGCAATTGTGTGAGTCCGCCAACTCGTAAAAATGTTGCTCATTCCGTACTTGAAAGGTTGCGAAACAGGACGAAAACGAATAAGGATGATTTCAATCTTCTTCTTCGCCGCTACGGAATGGAACGTTTCCTGTATCGACTTAGTGTCTCCTCTCATGCCGAGAACTTTATTCTGAAAGGAGCAAGCCTCTTTCTGGTGTGGAAAGGACAGAGTTACCGGGTGACCAGAGATGCGGATTTTTTACTGCTTGGACGCATGGATATAAATACGGTCACTGCTATTTTTAGAGAATTGTGCGCAGTTGACTCGCTCAAAATGGACGGCATTTCTTTTTCCCCGGAATCCGTCAAATGCGTTTCCATACGCGAAGAGAATGTGTATGGCGGCCTGAGAGTGACATTTACAGGAATGCTCAATAAGGTTCGCATACCCTTGCAGGTAGGTATCGGATTTGGAGATAAGATCACGCCTTCGGTAGAGAGGGTCGATTTCCCAACCCTGCTCGATGCCCCCGTGCCGAGACTTCGTGCTTATCCTCGATATTCAGTTGTTGCAGAAAAGTTTGAGACACTGGTTTCGCTTGGTATCTCCAACAGTCGGATGAAGGATTTCTTTGATGTATGGCTCTTGAGTAGACTGTTTGAATTTGACGGAGATATCCTCTGCGAGGCTATTCGAAAAACTTTTGAGCGTCGGGGGACCAGCTTGCCGGAAGATGTACCATTTGCTTTTACAGATGAGTTCAAAAAAGATGCGCAGAAAGAAACTCAGTGGAAGGCATTTGTTAAAAGAGCCAAGCCAGAGATACCAGATATAGAGGTAGCCAATCTCGATTCAATAATTGAGAACATCGCAAAATTTCTTTTACCGGTATCGCAGGCCTTACAGAGCAATGACTGTTTAAAACAAACCTGGTTAAAAGGTGGGCTCTGGTATTAGTTATTTGATATTCGGATTTTACGGTCAAATCTGCCTGTTTTTTTCAAAAAATCTTTGCCCCAAAAGCACAGAATTCCCTCTTAAGCGCCTAACCCACTATCACCTCACCCCCAGCCTTTTGCCACGCCTCATATCCGCCATCGAGCTGGGTGGCATCAAAACCGTGGCTTTGCAGCATGCCAGTCGCATAAGCGGAGCGCCCGCCGGAAAGACAGTACACGAGCAGGGGCTTGTCCCTGGGAATTTTATCCAATTCCGCGAGCAGTCTGGTGTGGGCGATGTTTATAGACCTGGGTAAATGGCCTGCTTCATACTCGTCGGCACGGCGAACGTCGAGGATTTGCACGCTTTCGTCATTTAGTTTATTTTTGATTTCAGTCATGTTTTTATATTTGGATTTTTGCAGCTCGCCGCCGTCGGCAGCATAAAGTCTCAAAGTTTCCGGAGTGGCGTAGCCGGCAATTTCATCCAAACCAACGTGAATCAAATCGATAACGGCTTCTTCGACCTGGTTTTCTGCAACGATTAAATAGATGGGTTTCCCCGGTTCAACATAAGAACCGGCGATGGTGGGAAACGCTGTGTTTAGGGGCGTGAACAGCGCGCCCGGCACATGACCCTCGGCAAAGTCCGGCCACAGGCGGGTGTCGAGCAGCGCAATTTCTTCCTTTATTATATTTTTAAGTTCGGCTGCATTTAATTGCTTCGGCTCAGGGAGTTTGCCAAGCAGCGCCGGGCCGTCACGATTTGCAACTTTCATGCGGCCAAAATAGAGCGGCGGTTCCGGCTGACCTTCCAGAATTGCTTTCACGAACTTCGTTTCTTCTCTGGCGAGACTAATTGCTGCATTAAATTTCTTTTCATAACCAACCGTGGACTGCGGTACCGCACCCAAGGCTTTGCCGCAAGCGCTGCCGGCTCCGTGGCCAGGCCACAATTGCAAATAATCCGGTAGGCCTTGAAATTTCTTAATCGATTGAAAAAGCACCTGCGCGGATTTTTCTTTAATCCCGGTTTGTCCCGCGGCAGTTTCCAGCAAATCCGGCCGTCCAACATCGCCGACGAAGACAAAATCGCCGCTGGCAATGCCCATCGGCTCTGAGGCCCCGCCGCCAAGGTCGGTGACCAGGTAACTCAAGTGCTCCGGTGTGTGCCCCGGTGTAAACACCGTCTGAAACTGAATGTTGCCCACTTTGAAAGTATCGCCGTCTTTTAATAATTGATGGAGGTAGCTGCCGCCGCCTTGTTTTTTATCAAGCCATTTGTAGCTCCAATCCGGCCCCCCTTCATCGGAAAGATAGAGTTTGGCTCCCGTGCGTTCCCCGAGTTCACGAGCGCCGGAAAGAAAATCAGCGTGGATGTGAGTTTCGGCGATTGCGTTTATTGTCATACTCTCACTTCGGGCAAGATCTAAATAACGGTCCACGTCACGCTGGGGATCGATGACAATTGCATCGCCGGTTTGCTGGCAGCCGATGAAATAGCAAGCTTGTGCGAGTTTACTGTCGTAAAGCATACGAAAGAGCATGAAGTGATTCTCCTTGATTTGAATTCCGTACGATTTTTCCAATCTGTAAAAAAAGATACAATCTTTTCCAAGAATTCGCAAGAAAATTTCCGACCTAATTGAAATGGGGTTGACTTATGATTCATTTTATGTTAAGTTTATTTTATTCAAATTCTCAATCATGCCTTATTTCAAAAGTACTTACAGGATGGAATGAATCCTCATTACCCAGCGCGGCAAAGCCGCACTGGCAAAAGTGAAACGTAAGATGTGAAACGTGCCTCTCAACATGGTATGTTGGAGAATGTGCGTCTCACGTTTGATTTTTCAGGTCTCACAAAAACCTTGACAAGAAAATATGTCATAAGTTTTGCAAAAAAATGCAAAAGGTCGTCTATAATAACATATTGACCCATTAATCAGAAGGGACTGAAAATGCGAAGGTTATTTCTCTTGAGTGTCTTTATGGTTTTAGTGCTTGTTGGGGGTATTGCGATTCTTTTTCGACCGATCTTATGGTCGATGGTGTTTTTGGGCCCGCTTATCATGATCGGTTTCTACGACTATTGCCAAAAACAGCATGCTGTTCTCAGAAATTTTCCCATTATCGGCCACATTCGGTATCTACTCGAAGCCATACGTCCGGAAATCGCCCAATACTTTATCGAAACGGAAACATCTGGGGTGCCATTTAGCCGTGAAGAGCGATCAGTGGTTTATCAACGTTCGAAAAGAGTACTCGATACCGTTCCCTTTGGTACGATAAGGGATGTTTATGAAGTTGGGTATGAGTGGGTGAATCATTCACTTAGCCCCTTGCACCTGGAACCGAAGGATTTGCGCGTGATGGTCGGAGGTCCGGAATGTAAGCAGCCCTATTCAGCCAGCCTGCTGAACATTTCAGCGATGAGTTTCGGCTCATTAAGCAAGAACGCGGTGCTGGCGCTGAACCAGGGAGCCAAAATGGGGAACTTTGCCCATAACACGGGTGAAGGCGGTATCAGCCCCTATCATCTGGAGGGCGGTGGCGATTTGATCTGGCAAATCGGTACCGGTTATTTTGGTTGCCGCAACCACGACGGCACATTTAACGAGGAAACGTTCACAAAACGGGCAACTCTGCCAAATGTTAAGATGATCGAAATTAAGCTTTCCCAGGGGGCCAAACCGGGCCATGGAGGTATCCTGCCTGCCGTTAAATTAACCAAAGAGATCGCTGAAATTCGTGACGTCCCCATGGGGCAAGACGTCCTTTCACCGCCTGCGCATTCTGCTTTTTCTACCCCGGTCGGCTTGTTGGAGTTTGTTGCGAAGCTAAGAGGTCTTTGCGGTGGGAAACCTGTTGGCTTTAAGCTCTGCCTGGGTAAACGGCGTGAATTTCTGGCGATCTGTAAAGCGATGATGAAAACAGGCATAACACCCGATTTTATTGCCGTAGATGGCGGTGAGGGAGGGACTGGCGCGGCGCCGCTTGAATTTACCAATAGTATTGGCGCTCCATTAATTGAGAGTTTGATTTTTGTTCACAACGCTCTGCTTGGATTTTCTCTGCGGGATAAAGTTCGGGTGATTTCAAGCGGTAAAATCTCATCTGGTTTTGGTATGGTCAAACATCTCGCCCTGGGTGCAGACATGTGTAATTCAGCCAGGGCGATGATGTTGGCGCTTGGCTGTATCCAGGCCCGACGGTGTAATTCCAACGAATGTCCCGTCGGCGTTACGACTCAGAATCCGCAATTGGTCGCGGGTCTGGTTGTTCGGGAAAAAGACAAACGAGTCGCTAACTATCAGGATGAAACAATTACCAGTGTGAGTGAAATCATCGGCGCTATGGGCATCGAAAGCCCGGAAGATTTGCACCCCTGGCATATCATGCGACGCACCAGCCCAACTGAGATAAAACACTATGGGGAGATTTACGAATTTTTAAATGCCGGGGACTTAATAAAGGATCCTCTGCCTATTTCTTATAAACGGGCTTGCCAGTCGGCCTCTGCTGAAACATTTCAACATGTGAATGCTTAAGAAGTGTAATTTCGTATTTGGAAATTGAACTTAAGTACAATTCCGAGTAACTATACAGCTATTGGCATTTAGCTGTTGGCCATTGTTCATAAATTGGTTGCACACCATGAGAGATTTTAGGACTCTGAATATTTTGGAAAGGTGGGATTGCGATCGTTTAACAAGTTTACCGATTGGCAGAATTCCTTTCTGCTTGCAGAAAAATATGGCTTACCTAAAATACGCGTTTGGCCATTAGCTTTTGGCCTTTGGCTCTTAATTTCTTGTAATTTATGTCGTGAATATCATTTCACCTGTTAGGTGATTTACAATTCCCTTTTCCTTTGTTTTCTATGGAGGATCCAACTGACAAAGCCCGCCACGACCAGATGGTCACCCTGGTCGAACGCATGCTGGAGCTGCACAAACAGCTCGCCGGGGCCAAAACCCCGCAAGTCAAAACCGTCCTCCAGCGCCAAGATCGAGGCCACCGACCGCCAAATCGACCGCCTGGTGTTCGAGTTGTACGACCTGACCGAGGAGGAAATCAAAATCGTGGAATCGTAGGGGCGACCGGCCCGGTCGCCCCTACCAGAATAAAATGAATGAATTTAAACCAAAATATGATCGTCGGTCCATTCGTTTACGGGAATATGATTACACACAACCTGGTGCATATTTTCTGACAATCTGTGTGCACGATAGGAAATCTGCGTTTGGAGAAATAGTGGATGGTCAAACGCGATTAAATGATTTCGGACAGGTAGTTGAAACCGAATGGTTCAAAACCGGGAAAATACGCAATAATGTGAAACTGCATCAGCATGTGGTTATGCCGAATCATTTTCATGGAATTTTGTGGATAACCGAAACGGTAGGGGCGACCCGCCGGGTCGCCCCTACATTGCAACCGAATTCACTGGGTTCCCTCATTGGACAATTCAAATCGATTGCCACCAAACAAATTCGCAAAATGGGTTTACACGAGTTCAAATGGCAACGCAATTATTATGAACACATTATTCGTCATGAGGATGAATTAAATCGAATTCGGGAATATATTATGTACAACCCGCGACGCTGGCAATTTGACCGGGATAATTTAAATGGCAGCGTAGATGAAATGGAAAAGAAATTCTGGAACGAATTTGAATGATAAACGGTAGGGGCGACCCGCCTCATAGTTTGGGTGGAATTTGTAGAATTCGTAGGGGCGACCCGCCGGGTTCGCCCCTACATCATAATCATCTGTTGACTTTTGCTCCCCCATAACCTACTTTTATTTCATGCCTGATATAAATATCGCCGACATGTTCATCTGGTATGTGGCGTTTTTGTTTTCGTTTACTGCTCACGAAGCGTCACATGCTCTGGCTGCTATGAAAGGTGGTGATTTAACCGCCTATCACGGGGGTCAAGTCACCCTGAATCCGATTCCACATATTATGCGTTCCCCCTTTGGGACAGTTCTCGTTCCAATTATCTCTTTTGTGATGGCGGGCTGGATGATCGGCTGGGCGAGCGCTCCGTACGATCCGCGTTGGGCAGCGAAATATCCCCGCCGCGCTGCCTGGATGGCTGCCGCCGGACCCGCTGCCAATTTTCTGATTTTTTTTGCTACTTTCATCCTCCTCAAAATAGGTTTGGCTTCCGGGGTGTTTTCCAAACCGGAGGTTTTCAGTTTTACCGGGCTCGTTGTTGGGAATGCCGGAATATGGGTCGGTTTGGCAAAATTGCTGAGCGTATTCTTGATTCTAAATCTAATTCTGCTGATCTTCAATCTGCTGCCCGTCCCACCTTTAGATGGAAGCGGTGTCATTACTCTTTTTATGTCCGCACAAACCGCTCTTAAGTTTACCAACTTTTTAAGCCAGCCAATGTACACTTTTCTGGGGATTGTGATTGCGTGGAGAATTCTGCGTTATATTTTTTGGCCAATTTTGATAATCGTTCGTTCTTTACTTTAATGGCGACGCCTAACTTGTTAGCGTAACTTTTCTTCATTTTTAACTATTTGATGTATCTTATTAAGTGTATTGGAGTGAGATATTTAGTTGTTTTTGTCGCACATTCGATGGCTCGGTTACCCACTACCGGGTTTTGGTATTCAATTTGCTTTGACTAAAATTGCAACCGCACGCTCTTCTCCAAATGAGGGCTGGATCTATGAAAACAATTTTAAAAGCGCTGACGGTTCTTTTGCTAATATCCTGGACGATCAGTGATTTTAACCAGACTGCAAAAATTAAAATCGAAATATTCCGGCTATTCAGTTGAATAGCTGAAAAATTTTGAGCTAAATTTTGAGGGATATTATGAAAAAATTCAATCATTCCGTTTTCATACTTTTAGTATGTGGAATGCTAATTTCTCCGTCTTTCTTGTCGGCAGATAATAAAGACATCGCGTTGGTTCTAAAAACCAAAGGAACTGTGGGGGTAAAAAATCCGGCACAACGGGGATATGTCAGAGCCAAACGTGGGAATCGGTTGGATGACGGTGAGACAATAAAAACCGGCAGAAACTCGTTCGCGGCCCTGATTTTCACAGATGACAAATCCCAGATCAAAATCCGCTCCAATTCCAGTGTGACGATTAGAGGCAAGCGGGAGAAAAAGGGTATCGTCAAGAGACTGACTTTGAGCTTCGGTCAAATTTGGGCCAAAGTCACCAGGCAAAAAACCGAGATGCGGATCGAGACAACGTCCGGAGTTGCCACGGTCAAGGGCACGACATTCAATTGTCTCTTTGAGGATAATAATTTCTTTGTTTATTGCCAGCAAGGGTTGATGGAAGTGGCTAATCAATTTGGAACCATGCGGGTAGGCGCGAATCAATTGGTGCAATTGACCCAGACTTCCGCTCCGCAACGGCTTCAGGTTGACCCGGACAGCATATTTGATTTAAGCGAAGAAGAAGATGGCTCAAAACTCAGAATTGAATTTGAAGATGAACAGGGAAATAAAAAGTCACTCATTCTCGATTTTAAGTAGAGATTCAAAAACAGAGGTATTATGAAGTTTAAGGCATTGGTAATTTTTGTAGGAATTTTAACTTTAGTTAAAGGGGGATTTACTCAAACCGGATCAATTATTCATGTTCCCGTTGCCTCGCAGCAGGCGAATAAA is drawn from candidate division KSB1 bacterium and contains these coding sequences:
- a CDS encoding nucleotidyl transferase AbiEii/AbiGii toxin family protein; translation: MSPPTRKNVAHSVLERLRNRTKTNKDDFNLLLRRYGMERFLYRLSVSSHAENFILKGASLFLVWKGQSYRVTRDADFLLLGRMDINTVTAIFRELCAVDSLKMDGISFSPESVKCVSIREENVYGGLRVTFTGMLNKVRIPLQVGIGFGDKITPSVERVDFPTLLDAPVPRLRAYPRYSVVAEKFETLVSLGISNSRMKDFFDVWLLSRLFEFDGDILCEAIRKTFERRGTSLPEDVPFAFTDEFKKDAQKETQWKAFVKRAKPEIPDIEVANLDSIIENIAKFLLPVSQALQSNDCLKQTWLKGGLWY
- a CDS encoding MBL fold metallo-hydrolase codes for the protein MLFRMLYDSKLAQACYFIGCQQTGDAIVIDPQRDVDRYLDLARSESMTINAIAETHIHADFLSGARELGERTGAKLYLSDEGGPDWSYKWLDKKQGGGSYLHQLLKDGDTFKVGNIQFQTVFTPGHTPEHLSYLVTDLGGGASEPMGIASGDFVFVGDVGRPDLLETAAGQTGIKEKSAQVLFQSIKKFQGLPDYLQLWPGHGAGSACGKALGAVPQSTVGYEKKFNAAISLAREETKFVKAILEGQPEPPLYFGRMKVANRDGPALLGKLPEPKQLNAAELKNIIKEEIALLDTRLWPDFAEGHVPGALFTPLNTAFPTIAGSYVEPGKPIYLIVAENQVEEAVIDLIHVGLDEIAGYATPETLRLYAADGGELQKSKYKNMTEIKNKLNDESVQILDVRRADEYEAGHLPRSINIAHTRLLAELDKIPRDKPLLVYCLSGGRSAYATGMLQSHGFDATQLDGGYEAWQKAGGEVIVG
- a CDS encoding FMN-binding glutamate synthase family protein, encoding MRRLFLLSVFMVLVLVGGIAILFRPILWSMVFLGPLIMIGFYDYCQKQHAVLRNFPIIGHIRYLLEAIRPEIAQYFIETETSGVPFSREERSVVYQRSKRVLDTVPFGTIRDVYEVGYEWVNHSLSPLHLEPKDLRVMVGGPECKQPYSASLLNISAMSFGSLSKNAVLALNQGAKMGNFAHNTGEGGISPYHLEGGGDLIWQIGTGYFGCRNHDGTFNEETFTKRATLPNVKMIEIKLSQGAKPGHGGILPAVKLTKEIAEIRDVPMGQDVLSPPAHSAFSTPVGLLEFVAKLRGLCGGKPVGFKLCLGKRREFLAICKAMMKTGITPDFIAVDGGEGGTGAAPLEFTNSIGAPLIESLIFVHNALLGFSLRDKVRVISSGKISSGFGMVKHLALGADMCNSARAMMLALGCIQARRCNSNECPVGVTTQNPQLVAGLVVREKDKRVANYQDETITSVSEIIGAMGIESPEDLHPWHIMRRTSPTEIKHYGEIYEFLNAGDLIKDPLPISYKRACQSASAETFQHVNA
- a CDS encoding transposase, producing MNEFKPKYDRRSIRLREYDYTQPGAYFLTICVHDRKSAFGEIVDGQTRLNDFGQVVETEWFKTGKIRNNVKLHQHVVMPNHFHGILWITETVGATRRVAPTLQPNSLGSLIGQFKSIATKQIRKMGLHEFKWQRNYYEHIIRHEDELNRIREYIMYNPRRWQFDRDNLNGSVDEMEKKFWNEFE
- a CDS encoding FecR domain-containing protein, producing MKKFNHSVFILLVCGMLISPSFLSADNKDIALVLKTKGTVGVKNPAQRGYVRAKRGNRLDDGETIKTGRNSFAALIFTDDKSQIKIRSNSSVTIRGKREKKGIVKRLTLSFGQIWAKVTRQKTEMRIETTSGVATVKGTTFNCLFEDNNFFVYCQQGLMEVANQFGTMRVGANQLVQLTQTSAPQRLQVDPDSIFDLSEEEDGSKLRIEFEDEQGNKKSLILDFK